CGACAAGGACGAGGCCCGCGAGAAGGCAGAAGCGGAAGCCAAGGCCGCCGAAGCCAAGAAGAAGGACGTCGAGCCCGCTTCCCCGGCTGCTGCCGCACCGGCCGCGCCCGCAGCTGTCGCTACCCCCTCCGCCGAATCCGCCGCAGGTCTGCTCGCCATGGCACAGCAGATGCACGACCGCCATGTCGCCGACGGCCAGGCGCAGAAGGACAAGATCATCGCCGAGGCGCAGATCGAAGCCAGCAGCCTCGTCAACGACGCCCAGGAAAAGTCCCGCAAGATCCTCGGCGCACTCGAGCAGCAGCGCTCGGTCCTGGAGCGCAAGGTGGAACAGCTCCGCGGCTTCGAACGCGATTACCGTTCACGCCTGAAGGCCTACATCGAAGGCCAGCTCCGCGACCTGGATGCCCGTGGCTCCGTTGCGACGCCGGAAGTCAGCGAAGCGAACTAAGTCTGGCAGCACGTATTCTGAAAGCCGGTGGCTGAGGATTCCTCGGCCGCCGGCTTTTGGCATTGACGCCCAGTTCCCCGAATTGAAAGCACCATGACTGACGAAATTGCCGCAGGCGCGGCACGCCCTGTCCCTCCCTCGCCCCGCCCCCGCCGGGCAGTCCTGCTGTCCCTGTTTGCCGGCTTCGCGGTTTTCGCCTATGTCCTGGACCAGCTGACCAAACTCTGGGTGACCTCCACCATGGTGGAAGGTGAGCGGATCCCCGTGCTGCCACCCCTGCTCCACTGGTATTTCATCCGCAATTCAGGTGCGGCCTTTTCCATTGGCGAGAACGTCACCTGGGTCTTTTCCATCATCATGGCAGGCGTTGCCATCGCCATCCTGTTCCAGGTGCGCAGGCTGGGCTCGGCCTGGTGGTCGCTGGCATTGGGCCTGCTGCTTGGCGGCGCCCTGGGCAACCTCACGGACCGGCTTTTCCGTGAGCCGTCCTTTGGCATGGGGCACGTGGTGGACTTCATCCAACTCCCCAACTTCGCCATCTTCAATATCGCTGATTCCGCCGTGGTGTCCGCTGTCGCCATCATCTGCATCCTGACCCTGCGGGGGATCGCCCTCGACGGAACGCGGCTGGGGAGCGGACACAGGGACAAGCCCGACCATGAGTGAGCGCATTGTCGTCGCCGAAGAGTTTGGCGGCACACGGGCCGACGCCGGTCTGGCCGGCATCCTGGGTGTGTCCCGTTCCGTTGCCGCGACCCTGCTGGCGGAAGGTCACGTGCTGAACAAGGGCAAGGCGTTGCCGAAGTCGGCAAAACTCGTGGCAGGGGAAATCCTGGACGTCACCGTGCCGGAGCGCCGGGACCCGCTGGAAGTCGTGGAGGAAGCTGTGGAAGGCCTGAACATCCTGCTCGACGATGACGATTTCGTCGTCGTCGACAAGCCCGTCGGTGTGGCAGCCCACCCCTCGCCGGGCTGGGTGGGCCCCACCGTGGTTGGCGGGCTCGCCGCTGCCGGCTACCGGATCTCCACCTCGGGAGCCCCCGAGCGGGCGGGCATCGTCCACCGGCTCGACGTCGGAACTTCGGGTGTGATGGTGGTGGCCAAGTCAGAGCGGGCCTACACAGCCCTCAAGCGGGCGTTCAAGGAGCGCACCGTGGACAAGGTGTACCACGCGGTGGTGCAGGGCCTGCCCGACCCCCTGACCGGTACCATCGACGCCCCCATCGGCCGCCACCCCGGCCACGACTGGCGTTTCGCCGTCATCGAGGACGGGCGGCCCTCCGTGACCCATTACGAAGTCCTGGAAGCCTTCGGCAAGGCCAGCCTGGTGGAGGTCCACCTTGAAACCGGGCGGACGCACCAGATCCGGGTGCACTTTTCCGCCCTCCGCCACCCCTGCGCCGGCGACCTCACCTACGGCGCCGATCCCCGCCTGGCTGCCAACCTGGGGCTCACGCGGCAGTGGCTGCATGCCCGTCAACTGGCCTTTGACCACCCCGTGACGGGGGAGCGGGTTACGGTCACCAGCGAGTACCCGCAGGACCTTTCCTACGCCCTGGAAGTGCTGGAATCGGGCCAGGCCTGACACGGACTGCCTGGCAAAACTGCACCGGGGCAGCGCTTAGAATAGTGCGGTGAGTTCCAGCAATGATTCGTTTGTCCACCTGCACACCCACACCGAATATTCCATGCTGGATGGAGCTGCCCGCCTGGGGGAGCTGTTCGATGAAACCGAGCGGCTGGGCATGCCGGCGCTGGCAACCACCGACCACGGCTACCTGTTCGGCGCGTTCGACTTCTGGCGCAAAGCCACGGACAAGGGCATCAAGCCGATCATCGGCGTCGAAGCCTATGTGACGCCCGGAACCGCCCGTACGGACAAGGAACGTGTGCGCTGGGGCGATGAATCCCAGCGCAAGGACGACGTGTCCGGCGGTGGCTCCTACACCCACATGACGCTCCTGAGCTACAACAACGTGGGCATGCGGAACCTCTTCCGCGCCTCATCCATCGCCTCCCTGGACTCCGTCTTCGGCAAGTGGCCACGGCTGGACCGGGAGCTGCTGAACACCTACTCCGAGGGACTTATCGCCACCACGGGCTGCCCCTCCGGCGAAGTCCAGACCCGGCTCCGGCTGGGCCAGTACCGCGAAGCATTGGAAGCCGCGGCAGAATTCCGGGACATCTTCGGTGCGGAGAACTACTTCTGCGAACTGATGGACCACGGGCTGGACATTGAACGGCGGGTCACCGGCGACCTGCTGCGGCTGGCCAAGGACCTGAACCTGCCACTGGTGGCCACCAACGACCTCCACTACACCCACGAACATGACGCGAAGGCACACGAGGCG
This window of the Pseudarthrobacter defluvii genome carries:
- a CDS encoding DivIVA domain-containing protein; amino-acid sequence: MALTPEDVVNKRFQPTKFREGYDQDEVDDFLDEIVVELRRLNQENDELRKKLAEAGSSVPASSAAAPVVEKVPAPVKADKDEAREKAEAEAKAAEAKKKDVEPASPAAAAPAAPAAVATPSAESAAGLLAMAQQMHDRHVADGQAQKDKIIAEAQIEASSLVNDAQEKSRKILGALEQQRSVLERKVEQLRGFERDYRSRLKAYIEGQLRDLDARGSVATPEVSEAN
- the lspA gene encoding signal peptidase II — its product is MTDEIAAGAARPVPPSPRPRRAVLLSLFAGFAVFAYVLDQLTKLWVTSTMVEGERIPVLPPLLHWYFIRNSGAAFSIGENVTWVFSIIMAGVAIAILFQVRRLGSAWWSLALGLLLGGALGNLTDRLFREPSFGMGHVVDFIQLPNFAIFNIADSAVVSAVAIICILTLRGIALDGTRLGSGHRDKPDHE
- a CDS encoding RluA family pseudouridine synthase, whose product is MSERIVVAEEFGGTRADAGLAGILGVSRSVAATLLAEGHVLNKGKALPKSAKLVAGEILDVTVPERRDPLEVVEEAVEGLNILLDDDDFVVVDKPVGVAAHPSPGWVGPTVVGGLAAAGYRISTSGAPERAGIVHRLDVGTSGVMVVAKSERAYTALKRAFKERTVDKVYHAVVQGLPDPLTGTIDAPIGRHPGHDWRFAVIEDGRPSVTHYEVLEAFGKASLVEVHLETGRTHQIRVHFSALRHPCAGDLTYGADPRLAANLGLTRQWLHARQLAFDHPVTGERVTVTSEYPQDLSYALEVLESGQA